The DNA region CGATTGGAAACGGGAACATCGCATAACCCAATAACCGCAAAGGCAAAATAGCGTATCCAATCATCAAAGTCTTCCGCGCCCCTACTCGATCCATTACAGCGCCCCAATAACGCATCAACACCAACTCACAAGAGGCGCTGATAAGATATGCCAAAGCCACTAATTGTTGGACGTGCGGAGGGGTATACTGGCGCGACTTGAGCATTTCGGCCAAGTTCAAGCTCAGGAAGGTGGTTCCGGTATTAAGCGCCCCAAAAAACAGACAGTAAGCTATTAAATAGAAAGCAAAAGGTTTGTAAGCAAGAAGCTTCTTCGCTTCAGCAAGGCTTGGGCGCTTAACATCCGCAAAGTGATGACGTGGAGCAATAAAACCCGACATCGCGCATAAAGCATAGGCAGTTGGAGCGGCGACAAACATCCAGACGGGGTAACCGCTCAACCCATTACCTCTTAAGATAGTAGCGGTAAGGAGGGCAAGGATATATCCGGCAGTTCCCCATGCACGAAGCGCCCCAAAAGTTGCGCCGCCCTTTAGTGGGTCCGAGTTCTCGACGATGAGGGTCGCAACTGCCATTTGTGAGATAGTAAACCCTACCCACGCCAGAGCATACATCGCCCCCATCGACCAAGCCGAAGCTGTATAGGGAAGCGCTGCTATCCCAATCGCCGCGATAAGCCCGCCGAAAATAACAAAAGGTTTGCGAAGTCGAAGCCGGTCAGAAAGCCATCCCGCAAGAGGTGAAGCCAATGCTCCCGCTAGAGAAGCCACGGCCATCAGCAATCCGATAGTATAACGATCGAACCCCCGGCTTCGCCAAAATAGCAGCAAAAACGGATGTTGGAACCCCAATCCCCCAAAAAACAGAAAGAAAAACGCCCCAAGCGCAAACATTAATCCTCAATCCCCTCGCGGGCAAGTATACCCACCTCTTCCGCCACCAAGCCAACCTTACGCTCCCATAGATTCATGAGGATGTATTCTGAGCACTTAGATTTCTTCAAAATATCTAAAATTACTAGAATGGTAAAATTCAATTCACATTTGGAATCCCCAATATGTGGAAGTCCTATACCATATGCGAACTTATCTTCTTGGTCCTTTTCGCCTGGGTCTATGCCAATTTGGCATGC from bacterium includes:
- a CDS encoding MFS transporter; amino-acid sequence: MFALGAFFFLFFGGLGFQHPFLLLFWRSRGFDRYTIGLLMAVASLAGALASPLAGWLSDRLRLRKPFVIFGGLIAAIGIAALPYTASAWSMGAMYALAWVGFTISQMAVATLIVENSDPLKGGATFGALRAWGTAGYILALLTATILRGNGLSGYPVWMFVAAPTAYALCAMSGFIAPRHHFADVKRPSLAEAKKLLAYKPFAFYLIAYCLFFGALNTGTTFLSLNLAEMLKSRQYTPPHVQQLVALAYLISASCELVLMRYWGAVMDRVGARKTLMIGYAILPLRLLGYAMFPFPIAVYALQAFHGFTFNIVTACSPVYAASLAPENLRASAQGTLASAQGFAQAIVPLIGGFVCQRYGWGSLYGFLAGLALLGLIMFLASDGDRIARKEALTANALFRN